The Mycobacteriales bacterium sequence CGAGTCGAGCACGTCGGGGTCGTAAAGCTCCGGCACGAAGCCCTCGTCGATGTTGCGCAGGCCGTAGACGAGCTCGCCGTACCGCGGCTCGGCGGCGACGATGCGGATGCCCGGCACGTGCTCGCGCAGGAACCGGCCGCACCCCATCAAGGTGCCGGTCGTTCCAAGCCCCGCCACGAAGTGCGTGATCTCCGGGCAGTCGGCGAGGATCTCCGGGCCGGTCGTGTCGTAGTGCGCCTGCGAGTTGGCCGGGTTGCCGTACTGGTAGAGCATCACCCAGTCCGGATGCTCGGCGGCGAGCTTCTTCGCGACCGCGACCGCCTCGTTTGAGCCGCCTGCGGCCGGCGACGTGATGATCTGCGCGCCGTACATCTCGAGCAGCTGCCGGCGCTCGACCGAGGTGTTCTCGGGCATCACGCAGATCAGCCGGTACCCCTTGAGCTTGCAGACCATCGCGAGCGAGATTCCGGTGTTGCCGCTGGTCGGCTCGAGCACGGTGCAGCCGGGCGTGAGCCGACCAGCGGTCTCCGCCAGCTCGACCATGGCAATCGCCGGACGGTCCTTCACGGAGCCGGTCGGGTTGCGGTCCTCGAGCTTGCCCCACAGCCTGACCTCGCGCGACGGCGAGAGTTGCGGCAGCCCGACCAGCGGGGTGCCGCCGAGGGAGTCGAGGAGCGAGTCGAACCGAGCCATCAGGACAACATCAGCCGCCGGCGACCGCAGGCAGGATCGTGACGACGTCGCCGTCGGCCAGCGGCGTCTCGGGACCGCCGAGGAAGCGGACGTCCTCGTCGTTCAGGTACACGTTGACGAAGCGGTTGAGTGTGCCGTCCGTGCCCACCAGGCGGTCGCGCAGCCCGGTGTAGCGCGAGTCGAGGTCGACGAAGAGGTCAGCCAGCGTCTGCCCGGACCCCTCCACGGCTTTCTCGCCGCCGGTGTAGGTGCGCAGGATCGTCGGGATGCCTACTTCGATCGCCATAGTCATATTTTCGCAAACGCCGTCCGCCGGCTGGCGATTCCGCCCCTGCACGGTCTCAGCCGACGATCTCGACCGGCTCCTCGGTGACCTCGCCGTCGATGATCCGGAAGCTGCGGAACTCGGTCTCGTCCGGCGCCCGCGTGGACACCAGCACGTAGTGCGCGGTCGGCTCGCTCGCCAGGCTGATGTCCGTGCGCGACGGCCGGGCCTCGGTCGCGGTGTGGGAGTGGTAGATCACCACCGGCTCCTCGTCGCGCTCGTCCATGCCACGCCACACCCGCAGCTGCTCCATGGAGTCGAAGCGGTAGAAGGTCGGCGAGCGCTCGGCGTTCATCATCGGGACGAATCGCGCCGGCCGGTCGCTCCCGGCCGGGCCGGCGAGCACCCCGCACGCCTCGTCGGGATGGTCGCGGCGGGCGTGCTCGACGATCTGGTCGTGCAGGTCCCGGCTGATCCGAAGCACGTGGCGAGGCTACGACGTCCCAACCCGCTCAGCGCAGTACGGCGAGCACGATCGCGTTCTGCAGCCACGTGATCCAGTCATACGTCTCGAGCTCTGCGTGCCGGGCCGTGCCCGGCGGCACCGTGGCCAGCTCGTCGGCAACGTCCTCGGTCACTCCGATTCGGGTGCCGAGGGCGAGTCGCAGATCGGTGAACGCCGGCAGCCACTCCTCCGCGTCGGTCGCCTTGAGCTCGAGCTGGACCTCGCCGTCGTGGTCGCTACCGGCGACGGCCGCCGTGAGGTCGTCGACCACCCGCTGCACGGCGGAGCGCTTGGTCGCCCGCAGGCTGCCCTCGGTGAGCCGGCGGAACTCACCGGCGGCGTTGTCGTCGTTGCGGTAGCCGTCCGGCAGCAGCCGGCGCAGCACCGGGTCGGTCGGTGGCTCGATTTCGGCCGGCGTGTCGAGCAGCCGCTCGAGCAGCTCGGTATCGATGTCCGCGTCGTCGCGTTCTCCCGGCTCCGGCATCGTGCCGTCGGCGTGCTCACCGGGGTGATCCCCGTGGCCGAGCAGCACGATGATCTGGCCGAACAGGTCGAGCAGGATGGCGATCTCGTCGAGGGTCAGGCTGATTCGTACCCGCCGGCCGCGACGCCGGACCGAGCTCACCCGTCAGTCCTGCGCCACGGTGGCCCACAGCCCCGCGGCGTGCAGCCGTTCGACGTCGTGCTCGACCTGCTCGCGGCTGCCGGAGCTGACGACCGCACGGCCCTTGGTGTGGACGTCCAGCATGAGCTTGGTCGCCTTCTCCTTGCTGTAGCCGAACAGCTTCTGGAACACCCAGGTCACGTAGGTCATCAGGTTGATCGGATCGTTCCAGACGATCGCGACCCAGGGACGCTCGACGTCGACGTCATCCTCGGGGACAGGGCTGTGGGTGCGCTCGATCGCGGGCGCAGTCATGGCTCAATGGTGGCACCGCGCTCGGATCGGCGGTAGGGGAACATCTACGTCGAAGCAGGGAGTTGCACGAGAAATGGGGCGCAGTTCCAACCAGGGCAAGGTCTGGGCTGCGCTCGTCGCGATCTACCTGATCTGGGGCTCGACCTACCTCGCGATCCGCGTCGCCGTCCATCCGACCCACGGCGAGGGCGTGCCGCCCCTGCTGCTCGCCGGTGTCCGGTTCACGCTCGCCGGGGTGGTCATGATCGCGGCAACGGCCCGGCGACCGGCCGCAGACGGCGCCCCCGACCCATTGGGTTGGCGGCAGTGGTACGCCGCGGCCGTCATCGGGATCGCGCTGCCGTTCGGCGGCAACGGCCTGGTCACGCTGGCCGAGCGCAAGGTTCCCTCGGGCATCACTGCAGTCATGATCTCGACCATCCCGATCTGGGCGGCGTTGATCGCGGCAGCAATCGGCCGGGAGCGCATGACCGGGCGGCACTTCGTCGGCCTCGTCCTCGGTTTCACCGGCGTCGGCGCGATGGTCATCGGCACCGGAAGCGGGCGCGCGAGTGGAGCGGGCATCCTGATCCTCGTCATCGCCGCCCTCTCCTGGGCGGCAGGAACGGTGTGGTCCACCAACGCCCCCACGCCACGCCGTCCGCTGGTCACGACCGGCATGGAGATGCTGTGCGGCGGGATCGCCTGCCTCATCACGGCCGCCGCGCTCGGCGAGTTCGCGCAGTTCCACACCGACGAGCTCACCGCCCACGCGTGGCTCGCGTTCGCCTACCTCACGGTCATCGGGTCGCTGGTCGCCTACAGCGCCTACGTCTGGCTGCTCCGCAATGCCCAGCTCTCGCTCGTCACGACGTACGCGTTCGTGAACCCGGTCGTCGCCGTCATTCTCGGCTCGCTGATCCTTGACGAGCCGTTCACGATCCGCACCGGCATCGCGACCTGCGCGGTCGTCGTCGGGGTGATCCTGACCCTCACCCGCGGCATCCAGAAGCCCCTCCCGCACGCCGGCGATCGGGCACCTGATGAGGTGCACGTGTGAACACCTCCGCGCTGCTCACCGACCGGTACGAGCTGACGATGGTCGACGCTGCGCTGCGCAGCGGCCAGGCCGACCGGCGCTGCGTGTTCGAGGTCTTTGCGCGCTCGCTTCCGGGACGCCGCCGCTATGCGGTGGTCGCCGGGCTCGGCCGTCTTCTCGACGACCTGTCCCGGTTCCGCTTCGACCAGGACTCGCTTGCCTACCTGGCCGAAAGCCGGGTCATCGACGACCGCACCCGGGACTGGCTGGCGGAGTTCCGGTTCGGTGGCTCGATCGACGCGTACGCCGAGGGCGAGGTCTACTTTCCCGGCTCGCCGGTCCTCACCGTCGAAGGCGGCTTCGCCGAGTGCGTCGTGCTCGAGACGATCGTGCTGTCGATCCTCAACCACGACAGCGCGGTCGCCACGGCGGCAGCCCGCATGATCGGCGCCGCCTGTGGCCGGCCATGTATCGAGATGGGCTCGCGGCGGACTCATGAGATCGCGGCGGTCGCGGCGGCCCGGGCGGCCTACATCGCCGGTTTTGCCACGACATCCAACCTCGCGGCCGGTCAGCGCTGGGGAATCCCGACCGCCGGCACCGCCGCGCACGCCTTCACGATGGTGCACGACGACGAGCGGACGGCGTTCCAGGCGCAGGTCGACGCGCTCGGGCGCGGCACGACCCTGCTGGTCGACACCTACGACGTGATTCAAGGGATCCGGACCGCGATCGAGGTCGCCGGGCCGACCCTCGGAGCGATCCGGCTCGACTCGGGCGACCTGCCGACCCAGGCCCGGATGGCGAGGACACTGCTCGACGAGCTCGGAGCCGGCCAGACGCGGATCGTGGTGACCGGCGACCTCGACGAGTACGCGATCGCCGGTCTGGCCTCGGCGCCGATCGACGGGTACGGCGTAGGCACCTCGCTGGTGACGGGCAGCGGCAACCCGACCGCCGGCTTCGTCTACAAGCTGGTCGCACGCCGGCGCGACGACGGTGAGTGGACCCCGGTCGAGAAACGCTCGCTCGGCAAGGCCACCCATGGCGGTCGCAAGTACGCGGCCCGGCAGCTCGACAACGGCATCGCAGTCGCCGAGCTCGTCAAAACGCTCCCGATGGCGGGCGGGCGCCACGGTCGACCGCTGCAGTGCGCGGCGGTCAGGGACGGCGAGGCGGTCGCGGACGTGCGCCTCAGCGCGGCGCGCGAGCGGTGCGCGGCATCGATCGCCGAGCTACCCGAACACGCGATGAAGCTCTCACCCGGCGAGCCAGCGATCGACACCCTCATGGAGGAGGCGCGGCAGTGGTCACGGCGTTGATCGTGGTCGACGTACAGAACGACTTCTGCGAAGGCGGCTCGCTCCCGGTGGCGGGCGGAGCGGCGGTCGCAGCCAGCATCAGCGCGCTGCTCGCGCAGACCGACTACCCCGTCGTCGCCGCCACCCGGGACGCGCACCGTGATCCCGACGGGCACTTCTCGGGCACTCCGGACTTCGTCGACTCCTGGCCACGGCACTGCGAGATCGGCACGCCGGGCGCGGAGTTCCACCCCAACCTCGATCCCCAACGGGTCGACGCGGTCTTCGACAAGGGCGAGTGGGCAGCGGCCTACAGCGGCTTCGAAGGCGTCGATGGGGCCGGCGAGTCGCTGGCGGACTGGTTGCGCGCGCGTGACGTCGATCGGGTCGACATCGTCGGCATCGCCACCGACCACTGCGTTCGGGCAACCGCGCTCGACGCAGTCCGGGAAGGCTTCGCCACCACCGTGCTGCTCGACTACACCGCCGGCGTGGCCGAACGGACGGTCGAGGCCGCGCTGGCGCAGCTACGCGATGCCGGGATCACCCTGGTCGGCGAGGTCCACCACGCCGCTTAGCCGCGCGCCAGCTCGCGCTTGATGACCTTTCCGGTCTCGTTTCTCGGCAGCCGGTCGTGAAAGACAACCTCGCGCGGAACCTTGTAGTTCGCGAGGTGCGTGCGGACGTACCGGCGGAGCTCCTCGGCCCGCACGTCGGCATCACGACGGCGAACGACGTGGGCGACCAGGGCCTGGCCGAACCGCTCGTCCGTCACCCCGACGACCGCGACGTCCGCGACCGCCGGATGGTGATGGAGCAGCTCCTCCACCTCCGCCGGATAGACGTTCTCGCCACCCGAGATCACCATGTCGTCGTCGCGGCCTTCGACGTACAGCCGGCCGTCCGATCCGAAATGGCCGAGGTCGCCGATCGACGCCAGCGACCCGATCCGCACCTTGTCCTCGCCGCTGGTGTAGCCCTCGAAGGACAGGCCGCTTCCGGCGAAGATGCGACCGACTTCCCCAGGAGCAACCGGCTGCTCGTCATCGTCGACCAGCGCGACGCGGACGCCGCGCAGCACCCGGCCGGCACTGGTCGGCGCGACCCGCAGGTCGTGCGGGCCGGCAACGCTGACGAACGCCACCTCCGTCGAGCCGTACAGGTTGTAGAGGACGTCGCCGAACCGATCCATGAAGCGCGCCGGCAAAGTCGGTGCAAGCGCGGAGCCGGAGACCGCCGCGACCCGCAGCGAGGGCGTCGCGGGAGCTGGGTCGACGTCGAGGAGCCGCTCGCACATCACCGGTACGCCGACGAGAGTGTCGACGCCGTGCTCGGCCACCAGGTCGAGCGTGTGCGCGGGGTCGAAACGGCGGCTCATCACGATCGTCGACGACAGCAACGAGGCGACCACCAGGTTGCCCAGTCCCCAGGCGTGAAAGGCGGGCGCAGCCAGCAGGGTGGTGCGACGGGGGCGATACGGGATCGCATCGAGCAACGAGACCGCGGCGGCCACGGCCGCGAGCGGCGCCGGCACCGAGCGCGCCGCGCCGCGTGGCGCGCCGGTCGTGCCACTGGTCAGGATGACGTGCCGGCTGTCACGTCCGGGCGAGGGCAGCGCGGGCGGATCGGTTGTCGCGTCGACCGCGGCGAAGCTCAGGTCGGGTGCGGAGCCGTCCTCGACCCATGCCGTCAACCTGGGCAGGTCGGGCACCGCTTCGTCGAGGAGCGGGTCGAACTCGTCGTCGGCGACGACGGCAACCGTGCCTTCGCGCTGCAGCACCTCGCCGAGCTGCGGCGCCGCGAACCCGGTGTTCGCGTAGAGGATGTCGGCGCCGAGCTTGCTGATCGCGGCCTGCGCGACCACGAAAGCGGCGGAGTTCCTGGCCAGCAACGCCACCGCGTCGCCGGCGACGACACCGCGATCGGCCAGCGCAGTCGCCACCGCCGTGCTGCGCCGGTCGAGGTCGGCCCAGGTAACCCGCTCCCGGTCGTCGATCACCGCGACGCGCCCCGGGTCGCGTGCCGCATTGACCGCGCAGACCGCACCGGGACTCATCCCCCAGTGCCGCAGTGCGCCGGCCATCCCCAGCAGCCGATCCGGGCGGACCAGGGGCTGCCCGATCCCCACGCGCACCGCGACCCGTCCGGTTGCGAGCGCGGCGCCGGCCGCTTCCGACACGAGCGCACCGACCCGGCTCAGCACCACGGGTTCAGTCTGCCTGCCTCGAGGCAGGGTTCAGCCGGCCGCCTTCGCCGGGTCGCCGACGAGGAACCAGACGACCTTGCCGTCGTCGGTACGGTCCGCTCCCCAGGCCGTGGCAAAATGCTCCACCAGCGTCAGCCCCCGACCGGAGCTGGACGCAACCGACACCGCTCGCAACCCAGGCATCGAGTGGCTGCCGTCGGCGACCTCGACCCGCGCGCCGGCACCCCACCGCTCGACCCGGACCGTGATCGGCGTACCCGCGTGCATCACCGCGTTCGTGACCAGCTCGCTCACCACGAGCTCGGCCGCGGCATTCGGGTCGGCGATGCCCATCGTCCTCAGCTCGTCGAGCACGAAACGGCGGGCCCGGCCAACGCTCGCCGGATGTGGCGGCAGGCGAACCTCGTGCGGCACGGCCGGTATCGTACGGCGATTCATCCCGTCGCTTCCGGTCCCACTCCGTTAGAGGCTCTCGCGGGTTTAGGTCGGGTTGATTCCCCAATGTCCCTGCCACGACTCCTCCGGACCCAATTCGACGAGCGACTCGCCGGTGACCAGGGCACTGGGCGGCACCGACATGGGTTCGACACCGAGCCCCTGGCGACGGCGGGCCGGGTCGGGCAGCGTGTGCCCGGTGTAGATCTCGAGGTAGCCAAACGCCTCGTCGATCCACGCCGTGACCTGCCGGGAACCATCAGGAGCGGCCAGCCGCAGCCGGGCTCGTCCGTCGGCGTCGCGCTGCAGGTCCGTATAGGTGTGGTCGATCTCGAGGTCGCCGATCCGGCGCGGCGAGCGGAAGTCGTAGTCGGTCCCCTCGACGGACTCTCGCCCGGTCGGTATCTGCTGGGCGCCGGTGAGGATCCGGGTCTTGCCGGGGATGGTGAGGATCGCGTCGTCGACGGTCGCGGTGCCGACGGTCAGGTAGGGGTGGAACCCGCAGGCCACGGGCGCCGGTGAGTCGCCGAGGTTGACGATCGTCGTCTCGGCCTCGAGCCCATCGGGTCCGAGCGTCCAGGTGTTGCGCACCTCGATCGGCCAGGCGTAGCCGGGCTGGGGGTACGACGTACACACCACGGTGGCGCTCGCCTCGTCGTGCCGGTCGACCCGCCAGACCGACCACCGGACCAAGCCGTGGATCGCGTTGTGCTGCTCGGGCTCGGTCAGCGCGAGCTGCCGGTCGTCCCCGTGCCAGGTCCACTTCCCGTCCTGTACGCGATTCGGCCACGGGACCAGGGTCTGGCAGCGCGCCCCGTCAGCCATCGCGTCGACGGCGTACCCGTCGAGCACGGCGGCACCTCCGACGGTGTACTCCCGCAGGCCGCCGCCGACAGTGACGACAACGGCGCGTTGCTCGCCGAAGCGGATCTCGATCTGTTCCCCGCTCGGTGCAACCGGCACGATCGGCCTCCTCTGGCTGTGGTCGGTGGTGGCTTTCAGTTCATCGTCGGGTCGAGCGGGCAGCTTGCCACCGCGGACAGCGGCCACGGCTGCCGTCGTAACACGGCCGACCACAGCCGGCCCGGGGCGGCATCGAACGCGTCGAGCGGGAGCCCGTCGACGACGTACCACGCGCCGGCGGCGATCTCTCCCTCTAGCTGCCCCGACGACCAACCGGCATAACCCGCGAAGACCCGCAGCTCGCGCAACGAGCCGGCCAGGATCTCCGGATCGACGTCGAGGTCCACGGTGACGATCGGCGGCACCACGGGCCGCCACCACTGCGCTGAGGTGTGA is a genomic window containing:
- the clpS gene encoding ATP-dependent Clp protease adapter ClpS: MTAPAIERTHSPVPEDDVDVERPWVAIVWNDPINLMTYVTWVFQKLFGYSKEKATKLMLDVHTKGRAVVSSGSREQVEHDVERLHAAGLWATVAQD
- a CDS encoding AMP-binding protein, coding for MVLSRVGALVSEAAGAALATGRVAVRVGIGQPLVRPDRLLGMAGALRHWGMSPGAVCAVNAARDPGRVAVIDDRERVTWADLDRRSTAVATALADRGVVAGDAVALLARNSAAFVVAQAAISKLGADILYANTGFAAPQLGEVLQREGTVAVVADDEFDPLLDEAVPDLPRLTAWVEDGSAPDLSFAAVDATTDPPALPSPGRDSRHVILTSGTTGAPRGAARSVPAPLAAVAAAVSLLDAIPYRPRRTTLLAAPAFHAWGLGNLVVASLLSSTIVMSRRFDPAHTLDLVAEHGVDTLVGVPVMCERLLDVDPAPATPSLRVAAVSGSALAPTLPARFMDRFGDVLYNLYGSTEVAFVSVAGPHDLRVAPTSAGRVLRGVRVALVDDDEQPVAPGEVGRIFAGSGLSFEGYTSGEDKVRIGSLASIGDLGHFGSDGRLYVEGRDDDMVISGGENVYPAEVEELLHHHPAVADVAVVGVTDERFGQALVAHVVRRRDADVRAEELRRYVRTHLANYKVPREVVFHDRLPRNETGKVIKRELARG
- a CDS encoding isochorismatase family protein — translated: MVTALIVVDVQNDFCEGGSLPVAGGAAVAASISALLAQTDYPVVAATRDAHRDPDGHFSGTPDFVDSWPRHCEIGTPGAEFHPNLDPQRVDAVFDKGEWAAAYSGFEGVDGAGESLADWLRARDVDRVDIVGIATDHCVRATALDAVREGFATTVLLDYTAGVAERTVEAALAQLRDAGITLVGEVHHAA
- a CDS encoding MoaD/ThiS family protein, yielding MAIEVGIPTILRTYTGGEKAVEGSGQTLADLFVDLDSRYTGLRDRLVGTDGTLNRFVNVYLNDEDVRFLGGPETPLADGDVVTILPAVAGG
- a CDS encoding DUF2017 domain-containing protein, giving the protein MSSVRRRGRRVRISLTLDEIAILLDLFGQIIVLLGHGDHPGEHADGTMPEPGERDDADIDTELLERLLDTPAEIEPPTDPVLRRLLPDGYRNDDNAAGEFRRLTEGSLRATKRSAVQRVVDDLTAAVAGSDHDGEVQLELKATDAEEWLPAFTDLRLALGTRIGVTEDVADELATVPPGTARHAELETYDWITWLQNAIVLAVLR
- a CDS encoding aldose 1-epimerase family protein, with amino-acid sequence MPVAPSGEQIEIRFGEQRAVVVTVGGGLREYTVGGAAVLDGYAVDAMADGARCQTLVPWPNRVQDGKWTWHGDDRQLALTEPEQHNAIHGLVRWSVWRVDRHDEASATVVCTSYPQPGYAWPIEVRNTWTLGPDGLEAETTIVNLGDSPAPVACGFHPYLTVGTATVDDAILTIPGKTRILTGAQQIPTGRESVEGTDYDFRSPRRIGDLEIDHTYTDLQRDADGRARLRLAAPDGSRQVTAWIDEAFGYLEIYTGHTLPDPARRRQGLGVEPMSVPPSALVTGESLVELGPEESWQGHWGINPT
- a CDS encoding EamA family transporter; translated protein: MGRSSNQGKVWAALVAIYLIWGSTYLAIRVAVHPTHGEGVPPLLLAGVRFTLAGVVMIAATARRPAADGAPDPLGWRQWYAAAVIGIALPFGGNGLVTLAERKVPSGITAVMISTIPIWAALIAAAIGRERMTGRHFVGLVLGFTGVGAMVIGTGSGRASGAGILILVIAALSWAAGTVWSTNAPTPRRPLVTTGMEMLCGGIACLITAAALGEFAQFHTDELTAHAWLAFAYLTVIGSLVAYSAYVWLLRNAQLSLVTTYAFVNPVVAVILGSLILDEPFTIRTGIATCAVVVGVILTLTRGIQKPLPHAGDRAPDEVHV
- a CDS encoding M67 family metallopeptidase translates to MLRISRDLHDQIVEHARRDHPDEACGVLAGPAGSDRPARFVPMMNAERSPTFYRFDSMEQLRVWRGMDERDEEPVVIYHSHTATEARPSRTDISLASEPTAHYVLVSTRAPDETEFRSFRIIDGEVTEEPVEIVG
- a CDS encoding cysteine synthase, which codes for MARFDSLLDSLGGTPLVGLPQLSPSREVRLWGKLEDRNPTGSVKDRPAIAMVELAETAGRLTPGCTVLEPTSGNTGISLAMVCKLKGYRLICVMPENTSVERRQLLEMYGAQIITSPAAGGSNEAVAVAKKLAAEHPDWVMLYQYGNPANSQAHYDTTGPEILADCPEITHFVAGLGTTGTLMGCGRFLREHVPGIRIVAAEPRYGELVYGLRNIDEGFVPELYDPDVLDSRFSVGPADALRRTRQLIEEEGIFAGISTGAILHAALAQADRAVKAGERADIVFIVADGGWKYLSTGAYDGTIEQATEKIEGQLWA
- a CDS encoding nicotinate phosphoribosyltransferase, with translation MNTSALLTDRYELTMVDAALRSGQADRRCVFEVFARSLPGRRRYAVVAGLGRLLDDLSRFRFDQDSLAYLAESRVIDDRTRDWLAEFRFGGSIDAYAEGEVYFPGSPVLTVEGGFAECVVLETIVLSILNHDSAVATAAARMIGAACGRPCIEMGSRRTHEIAAVAAARAAYIAGFATTSNLAAGQRWGIPTAGTAAHAFTMVHDDERTAFQAQVDALGRGTTLLVDTYDVIQGIRTAIEVAGPTLGAIRLDSGDLPTQARMARTLLDELGAGQTRIVVTGDLDEYAIAGLASAPIDGYGVGTSLVTGSGNPTAGFVYKLVARRRDDGEWTPVEKRSLGKATHGGRKYAARQLDNGIAVAELVKTLPMAGGRHGRPLQCAAVRDGEAVADVRLSAARERCAASIAELPEHAMKLSPGEPAIDTLMEEARQWSRR
- a CDS encoding ATP-binding protein, whose product is MPHEVRLPPHPASVGRARRFVLDELRTMGIADPNAAAELVVSELVTNAVMHAGTPITVRVERWGAGARVEVADGSHSMPGLRAVSVASSSGRGLTLVEHFATAWGADRTDDGKVVWFLVGDPAKAAG
- a CDS encoding YqgE/AlgH family protein, coding for MAEMMLKGKLLVAAPTMLEPTFARTVISVLEHGDDGALGVVINRPGAASLTEVVPPVAEIASRPAVLFAGGPVEPQAAIALGFVTDHTSAQWWRPVVPPIVTVDLDVDPEILAGSLRELRVFAGYAGWSSGQLEGEIAAGAWYVVDGLPLDAFDAAPGRLWSAVLRRQPWPLSAVASCPLDPTMN